A DNA window from Vigna angularis cultivar LongXiaoDou No.4 chromosome 1, ASM1680809v1, whole genome shotgun sequence contains the following coding sequences:
- the LOC108333309 gene encoding UPF0047 protein C4A8.02c isoform X1, translating to MQASSFSVRAQIPTVNKDSMAESTVPKWAQKTVSLPPLRRGCHLVTSKIVKEIEPDLSGFKCGLAHLFLQHTSASLTINENYDSDVRHDTETFLNRIVPEGSSAPWKHTLEGPDDMPAHIKSSMFGCALTIPITNGKLNMGTWQVIKFICAMIFPKSFKFMLVLYIECVRERGREYNFKVQSESTLG from the exons ATGCAAGCCTCATCGTTCAGTGTACGCGCGCAAATCCCAACCGTTAATAAGGATTCCATGGCCGAGTCTACCGTCCCTAAGTGGGCCCAGAAAACCGTTAGCTTGCCCCCGCTTAGGCGCGGCTGCCATCTAGTTACTTCCAAG ATAGTCAAAGAAATCGAACCAGACCTCTCCGGATTCAAGTGCGGCCTCGCTCATCTCTTCT TGCAGCACACCAGTGCTTCTCTCACCATCAACGAGAATTACGACTCTGATGTTCGCCATGATACCGAAACCTTCCTCAATCGGATAGTTCCTGAG GGATCATCTGCTCCGTGGAAGCATACTCTTGAGG GGCCAGATGACATGCCGGCTCATATTAAATCGTCGATGTTTGGTTGTGCACTGAC gataCCAATTACAAATGGGAAGCTTAACATGGGGACGTGGCAGgtaataaaattcatttgtgCAATGATCTTTCCAAAATCATTCAAATTTATGTTGGTTCTATATATAGAGTGTGTGAGGGAGAGAGGCAGGGAGTACAACTTTAAAGTGCAGAGCGAAAGTACACTTGGATAA
- the LOC108332044 gene encoding chaperonin 60 subunit alpha 2, chloroplastic isoform X2, which translates to MMALQLLDPLSFQMQLRMQVASKMNELAGDGTSTAIILARAMIKSGLLAVSFGANPISLKKGMDKTVKELVKLLKERSVPVEGREHIKAVASISAGNDDYVGNLIADAMGKIGPDGVISIESSSTSETSVIIEEGMKIDKGYMSPYFITNQENSIVEFDWAKVLVTDQKISSVKEIVPLLEKAMQLSVPLLIIAEDITRQVLETLVVNKTQGLLRVAVVKCPGFAGGKKALLQDIALMTGADFLSGDLGLTLDGATSDQLGTALKVTITSNATTIIADPSTKAEVQARISQIKKDLSETDNANLSRKLSERIAKLLGGVAVIKVGAHTELELEDRKLRIEDAKNATFAAISEGIVPGGGATYVHLSDLIPTIRNSMEDLDEQIGADIVAKALIEPAKSIATNAGIDGDIVVQKTRTYDWRIGYNAMTGIYEDLLNAGVADPSRVARCALQSAVSVAGVILTTQAILVDKIKKPKPAVPFIPGITP; encoded by the exons ATGATGGCGTTACAATTGCTCGATCCATTGAGCTTTCAGATGCAATTGAGAATGCAG GTTGCAAGTAAAATGAACGAGTTAGCTGGTGATGGTACTAGCACTGCAATTATTTTGGCTCGTGCCATGATTAAATCTGGACTATTAGCAGTTTCTTTTGGAGCTAATCCTATTTCTTTGAAGAAGGGGATGGACAAGACTGTAAAGGAGTTGGTCAAGTTATTGAAGGAGAGAAGTGTTCCTGTTGAAGGGAGGGAGCATATTAAAG CTGTAGCATCAATTTCTGCTGGAAATGATGATTATGTTGGCAACTTGATTGCTGATGCTATGGGGAAGATTGGTCCGGATGGGGTGATCTCTATTGAGTCCTCCTCAACATCTGAAACCTCTGTGATAATTGAAGAAGGGATGAAG ATCGATAAGGGTTACATGTCTCCTTACTTCATTACGAACCAGGAGAATTCCATTGTAGAGTTTGATTGGGCTAAAGTTTTGGTAACTGATCAAAAGATTTCAAGTGTAAAAGAAATAGTCCCATTGTTAGAGAAGGCTATGCAGTTGAGTGTTCCACTCTTAATTATTGCTGAGGATATAACAAGACAAGTGCTGGAAACATTAGTAGTGAACAAGACGCAAGGATTACTAAGAGTTGCAGTTGTAAAATGTCCAGGATTTGCAGGTGGGAAGAAAGCTTTGTTACAAGATATTGCACTAATGACCG GTGCTGATTTTCTTTCTGGAGACTTGGGTCTCACACTTGATGGTGCAACATCAGACCAGCTTGGTACGGCACTGAAAGTGACAATAACCAGTAATGCGACAACTATCATTGCCGATCCTAGTACTAAGGCGGAAGTTCAGGCCAGAATTTCACAGATAAAGAAAGATCTTAGTGAAACAGATAATGCAAACTTGTCAAGAAAGCTCTCAGAGAGAATTGCGAAACTGTTGGGTGGTGTTGCTGTTATAAAG GTAGGTGCACATACTGAGCTAGAACTTGAAGATAGAAAACTGAGAATTGAGGATGCAAAGAATGCAACATTTGCTGCCATAAGTGAGGGCATTGTTCCTGGAGGGGGTGCCACATATGTCCACCTGTCGGACTTGATACCAACAATAAGGAACTCCATGGAAGATCTAGATGAGCAAATTGGTGCTGATATCGTAGCAAAG GCACTCATTGAACCTGCAAAATCAATTGCAACTAATGCAGGAATAGATGGAGACATTGTTGTCCAAAAGACTAGAACATATGATTGGAGAATCGGATATAATGCAATGACGGGCATATATGAAGATCTTTTGAATGCTGGAGTAGCAGATCCTAGTCGTGTTGCAAGATGCGCTCTTCAAAGCGCAGTGTCTGTTGCTGGTGTGATTCTAACCACTCAAGCTATATTGGTGGATAAAATAAAGAAACCCAAACCAGCAGTGCCCTTTATCCCTGGCATAACTCCCTAA
- the LOC108333309 gene encoding uncharacterized protein LOC108333309 isoform X2 gives MQASSFSVRAQIPTVNKDSMAESTVPKWAQKTVSLPPLRRGCHLVTSKIVKEIEPDLSGFKCGLAHLFLQHTSASLTINENYDSDVRHDTETFLNRIVPEGSSAPWKHTLEGPDDMPAHIKSSMFGCALTIPITNGKLNMGTWQGIWLCEHRDHPTSRRVVVTLNGI, from the exons ATGCAAGCCTCATCGTTCAGTGTACGCGCGCAAATCCCAACCGTTAATAAGGATTCCATGGCCGAGTCTACCGTCCCTAAGTGGGCCCAGAAAACCGTTAGCTTGCCCCCGCTTAGGCGCGGCTGCCATCTAGTTACTTCCAAG ATAGTCAAAGAAATCGAACCAGACCTCTCCGGATTCAAGTGCGGCCTCGCTCATCTCTTCT TGCAGCACACCAGTGCTTCTCTCACCATCAACGAGAATTACGACTCTGATGTTCGCCATGATACCGAAACCTTCCTCAATCGGATAGTTCCTGAG GGATCATCTGCTCCGTGGAAGCATACTCTTGAGG GGCCAGATGACATGCCGGCTCATATTAAATCGTCGATGTTTGGTTGTGCACTGAC gataCCAATTACAAATGGGAAGCTTAACATGGGGACGTGGCAG gGTATATGGCTATGCGAGCATCGAGATCATCCTACCTCTCGAAGAGTCGTTGTCACTCTTAATGGAATATGA
- the LOC108332044 gene encoding chaperonin 60 subunit alpha 2, chloroplastic isoform X1: MSSYIHSHVFLSSLFFPPNGNPSSSFPPFRLNQMAFGVRIAPRFVVRAGPKKILFGKECREAMQAGIDKLADAVSLTVGPKGRNVILSESGNLKVINDGVTIARSIELSDAIENAGAILIQEVASKMNELAGDGTSTAIILARAMIKSGLLAVSFGANPISLKKGMDKTVKELVKLLKERSVPVEGREHIKAVASISAGNDDYVGNLIADAMGKIGPDGVISIESSSTSETSVIIEEGMKIDKGYMSPYFITNQENSIVEFDWAKVLVTDQKISSVKEIVPLLEKAMQLSVPLLIIAEDITRQVLETLVVNKTQGLLRVAVVKCPGFAGGKKALLQDIALMTGADFLSGDLGLTLDGATSDQLGTALKVTITSNATTIIADPSTKAEVQARISQIKKDLSETDNANLSRKLSERIAKLLGGVAVIKVGAHTELELEDRKLRIEDAKNATFAAISEGIVPGGGATYVHLSDLIPTIRNSMEDLDEQIGADIVAKALIEPAKSIATNAGIDGDIVVQKTRTYDWRIGYNAMTGIYEDLLNAGVADPSRVARCALQSAVSVAGVILTTQAILVDKIKKPKPAVPFIPGITP, translated from the exons ATGAGTAGCTATATACATTCTCACGTCTTTCTCTCCTCGCTCTTCTTCCCTCCCAATGGAAACCCTTCTTCTTCATTCCCA CCTTTTCGTTTGAACCAAATGGCATTTGGGGTTCGTATAGCTCCGCGCTTTGTGGTGAGGGCAGGCCCTAAGAAGATATTATTCGGCAAGGAGTGCAGAGAGGCCATGCAAGCCGGGATTGATAAGCTCGCCGATGCTGTCTCTCTTACCGTTGGACCCAAAG GACGAAATGTTATTCTTTCTGAATCTGGAAACCTTAAAGTGATTAATGATGGCGTTACAATTGCTCGATCCATTGAGCTTTCAGATGCAATTGAGAATGCAGGTGCCATCCTAATTCAAGAG GTTGCAAGTAAAATGAACGAGTTAGCTGGTGATGGTACTAGCACTGCAATTATTTTGGCTCGTGCCATGATTAAATCTGGACTATTAGCAGTTTCTTTTGGAGCTAATCCTATTTCTTTGAAGAAGGGGATGGACAAGACTGTAAAGGAGTTGGTCAAGTTATTGAAGGAGAGAAGTGTTCCTGTTGAAGGGAGGGAGCATATTAAAG CTGTAGCATCAATTTCTGCTGGAAATGATGATTATGTTGGCAACTTGATTGCTGATGCTATGGGGAAGATTGGTCCGGATGGGGTGATCTCTATTGAGTCCTCCTCAACATCTGAAACCTCTGTGATAATTGAAGAAGGGATGAAG ATCGATAAGGGTTACATGTCTCCTTACTTCATTACGAACCAGGAGAATTCCATTGTAGAGTTTGATTGGGCTAAAGTTTTGGTAACTGATCAAAAGATTTCAAGTGTAAAAGAAATAGTCCCATTGTTAGAGAAGGCTATGCAGTTGAGTGTTCCACTCTTAATTATTGCTGAGGATATAACAAGACAAGTGCTGGAAACATTAGTAGTGAACAAGACGCAAGGATTACTAAGAGTTGCAGTTGTAAAATGTCCAGGATTTGCAGGTGGGAAGAAAGCTTTGTTACAAGATATTGCACTAATGACCG GTGCTGATTTTCTTTCTGGAGACTTGGGTCTCACACTTGATGGTGCAACATCAGACCAGCTTGGTACGGCACTGAAAGTGACAATAACCAGTAATGCGACAACTATCATTGCCGATCCTAGTACTAAGGCGGAAGTTCAGGCCAGAATTTCACAGATAAAGAAAGATCTTAGTGAAACAGATAATGCAAACTTGTCAAGAAAGCTCTCAGAGAGAATTGCGAAACTGTTGGGTGGTGTTGCTGTTATAAAG GTAGGTGCACATACTGAGCTAGAACTTGAAGATAGAAAACTGAGAATTGAGGATGCAAAGAATGCAACATTTGCTGCCATAAGTGAGGGCATTGTTCCTGGAGGGGGTGCCACATATGTCCACCTGTCGGACTTGATACCAACAATAAGGAACTCCATGGAAGATCTAGATGAGCAAATTGGTGCTGATATCGTAGCAAAG GCACTCATTGAACCTGCAAAATCAATTGCAACTAATGCAGGAATAGATGGAGACATTGTTGTCCAAAAGACTAGAACATATGATTGGAGAATCGGATATAATGCAATGACGGGCATATATGAAGATCTTTTGAATGCTGGAGTAGCAGATCCTAGTCGTGTTGCAAGATGCGCTCTTCAAAGCGCAGTGTCTGTTGCTGGTGTGATTCTAACCACTCAAGCTATATTGGTGGATAAAATAAAGAAACCCAAACCAGCAGTGCCCTTTATCCCTGGCATAACTCCCTAA
- the LOC108332044 gene encoding chaperonin 60 subunit alpha 2, chloroplastic isoform X3, with translation MLSLLPLDPKVASKMNELAGDGTSTAIILARAMIKSGLLAVSFGANPISLKKGMDKTVKELVKLLKERSVPVEGREHIKAVASISAGNDDYVGNLIADAMGKIGPDGVISIESSSTSETSVIIEEGMKIDKGYMSPYFITNQENSIVEFDWAKVLVTDQKISSVKEIVPLLEKAMQLSVPLLIIAEDITRQVLETLVVNKTQGLLRVAVVKCPGFAGGKKALLQDIALMTGADFLSGDLGLTLDGATSDQLGTALKVTITSNATTIIADPSTKAEVQARISQIKKDLSETDNANLSRKLSERIAKLLGGVAVIKVGAHTELELEDRKLRIEDAKNATFAAISEGIVPGGGATYVHLSDLIPTIRNSMEDLDEQIGADIVAKALIEPAKSIATNAGIDGDIVVQKTRTYDWRIGYNAMTGIYEDLLNAGVADPSRVARCALQSAVSVAGVILTTQAILVDKIKKPKPAVPFIPGITP, from the exons ATGCTGTCTCTCTTACCGTTGGACCCAAAG GTTGCAAGTAAAATGAACGAGTTAGCTGGTGATGGTACTAGCACTGCAATTATTTTGGCTCGTGCCATGATTAAATCTGGACTATTAGCAGTTTCTTTTGGAGCTAATCCTATTTCTTTGAAGAAGGGGATGGACAAGACTGTAAAGGAGTTGGTCAAGTTATTGAAGGAGAGAAGTGTTCCTGTTGAAGGGAGGGAGCATATTAAAG CTGTAGCATCAATTTCTGCTGGAAATGATGATTATGTTGGCAACTTGATTGCTGATGCTATGGGGAAGATTGGTCCGGATGGGGTGATCTCTATTGAGTCCTCCTCAACATCTGAAACCTCTGTGATAATTGAAGAAGGGATGAAG ATCGATAAGGGTTACATGTCTCCTTACTTCATTACGAACCAGGAGAATTCCATTGTAGAGTTTGATTGGGCTAAAGTTTTGGTAACTGATCAAAAGATTTCAAGTGTAAAAGAAATAGTCCCATTGTTAGAGAAGGCTATGCAGTTGAGTGTTCCACTCTTAATTATTGCTGAGGATATAACAAGACAAGTGCTGGAAACATTAGTAGTGAACAAGACGCAAGGATTACTAAGAGTTGCAGTTGTAAAATGTCCAGGATTTGCAGGTGGGAAGAAAGCTTTGTTACAAGATATTGCACTAATGACCG GTGCTGATTTTCTTTCTGGAGACTTGGGTCTCACACTTGATGGTGCAACATCAGACCAGCTTGGTACGGCACTGAAAGTGACAATAACCAGTAATGCGACAACTATCATTGCCGATCCTAGTACTAAGGCGGAAGTTCAGGCCAGAATTTCACAGATAAAGAAAGATCTTAGTGAAACAGATAATGCAAACTTGTCAAGAAAGCTCTCAGAGAGAATTGCGAAACTGTTGGGTGGTGTTGCTGTTATAAAG GTAGGTGCACATACTGAGCTAGAACTTGAAGATAGAAAACTGAGAATTGAGGATGCAAAGAATGCAACATTTGCTGCCATAAGTGAGGGCATTGTTCCTGGAGGGGGTGCCACATATGTCCACCTGTCGGACTTGATACCAACAATAAGGAACTCCATGGAAGATCTAGATGAGCAAATTGGTGCTGATATCGTAGCAAAG GCACTCATTGAACCTGCAAAATCAATTGCAACTAATGCAGGAATAGATGGAGACATTGTTGTCCAAAAGACTAGAACATATGATTGGAGAATCGGATATAATGCAATGACGGGCATATATGAAGATCTTTTGAATGCTGGAGTAGCAGATCCTAGTCGTGTTGCAAGATGCGCTCTTCAAAGCGCAGTGTCTGTTGCTGGTGTGATTCTAACCACTCAAGCTATATTGGTGGATAAAATAAAGAAACCCAAACCAGCAGTGCCCTTTATCCCTGGCATAACTCCCTAA